The window CTAGCCTCTATAGAATTCTAGGCAATAATATCTTTCATTAGGATATCGACCTACCCAGGGGGTCAGccttttgatatctattcaactttttttaataTCACTGATCATGTTTCACGAGTTTTTCAAACTGTTTCTGatatttacatgggtgtgtatatgagagcctagagtgctgactgaaacgcttagagtgaaGGGGAGCTTCGAAATCATCTAATTGGCGTAAGAATGTATAATGCCGACGTGGACGAATACAGATAGCTTAGGCTACAATGCCTAAGCTAGCAAGGCTAATAGCCTTCGTTTTGCTAGGAAGACGAGCGTCAAATTTGATTCCATagacaaaatacacacattcattttaaagaatagaaaaatgaaacacaatatgcattacaataatgttgAATGCAGAAAGAACATTAACAGTCACTTGTTCCATTTCCCAGATGTAAGGATTATCCTGGTTGGATCTAAAGGATCTGGTAAAAGATGTTCACAAAGGACCATCCTGGACCTTAAACAACCTCAATCCAAACTCCAGAAGGCTGAAGGTGAGGTATCAGGGAGGACGGTCACTATGGTAGATACTCCTGGTTGGTATAATGACCTATCCTCGAAAAAGACTCCTGTACTGGTGAAAAAGCAGATTGAGTCCAGTGTGCTGCTGTGTCTCCCTGGACCCCATGCCTTTTTCCTGGTTATAAATGTTgagacccccttcagagagggaatgaggaaaTCTGTGGAGGATCACATGAAACTACTGGGTGAGAGAGTCTGGCATTACTCAGTGATACTGTTCACCCATGGAGACTGGCTGGAAGACAAAACTATTGAGGAGCACATTGAGAGTGAAGGAAAGGCCCTCCAGTGGCTTGTTGAGAAGTGTGAAAACAGGTATCATGTTTTGAACAACATTAACCCAGGAGACAGATCACAGGTCACAGAGCTGCTGGATGAGATTAAGAAGATGGTGGCAAGAAGAAATGTGGAGCCGTTTCACAGAGTGAAAGTGGAAGATCTGAAGGACAGTGATGATGAGACGGTGGAGGAGGACTGGGCATTCTACAGAGAGATGACACAGGGAATTAGAACCAGGAAAACTCATAGTTTTCCATTTGTAACTCCAAGTTGTAAGTAGAAAAGTTTGTTTTTTAAAATTGGTATTAAGTTTATCTTGccacaaagtttttttttagtGAGATGTTTTGTAGAATATAATGGAAGTGAGATTactgtatgtaaaaaaaaacatttagttgTTGAATTAAATCAGATACATTATGTATATGGTTATAACGTATAATTGTGTGTTATGCATGTCTTTTTCCACAGTGAATGGTGAGAAAAGATCTGAAGTAAACTCTCGGTGCACCTCGGGTTTCAGCTCGTTCAAGTCAGCATCAAGAAGAACACTGAGCTCTGGATACAGATCACTGAAGTCAACATCAGAATCAATCAGTTCGGATTATGGATCATGCAGTTACGATCTCAGATCAATGTGTAGATCTGATCAAGGATGGGGCGGAGCCAAATATTGTAAAAAGTAGAGGCTCAGCCCAAAACGATGTCcttgtcagaatcagaaaggttttaatcgccatgaaagtttgtgCAGACAAgaaatttactttggcaggaaggtgcatacattcaacattataggaatcttaacttaacccttgtgctgcctttgggtcacatgacccaaaggttcataacaaaccattgttgtgtttagccaattttacccaatacaaaaacaaatacaaataattttcttttaaccttcgcaatgtgggaggtctgagacagcccgacggttaaaagaaaatgcttcactttgtttttgtatgcggtaaagctgtcgcaatacgacggtgggtcacaacgacttatgggtcagaatgacctgaagataacacaacGGTTAAACATGTGGTCTACCTTTACTAAAGGTACAAAGTCTCACTAATCCtaagaataaaaataaagaatatGAAATATAAAATGGCAATATACAATGGACATAATATACAATTagtataaaaaatacaaatagtgcaaaaaatacaaatgttataacAGTGCAAATTTGAATGAAGGTGTATCAGTTAGATGTGAGTGTAGATAGGGACTTCAACAAGTAATGCGAGGGAGCTTCAAATGATTTTTTTGCTTTTCGAGCTTTACGATATATAAACATTTCATTGAActcatatttttatattttccaAATTTATTTAACTGAATATTATTAGAtttaacttgaatgtatcagttttggacacatttgtgcagagaattatgATAGGCCTTACCGTTTGTAAACTTTTGCCATGTTAAACAGTTCacactgattctgattctgattctaaacgTATAATTTAATTCAGAGTAATTATAGCCTCTTTAACACATCTCTTAACACCAGTTATTAGAATGCACATGTATACTGGTATAAATAAAAACTCAGAACTATGTAAaaagttgttttctttattaACATAAATGTTGACATCAAAAGAACAAAAATACATGAATTACAGAAACACGCACATGATGCATCACACTTCATACATACACAGATCAGCCAGACAGTAACACTACACAACAACTTACATCGGAGGCACACCAGGGTCAGAATTCATGCCACACTTACACTTTTACACTATAGAGCATACAATAATATCTGCCATCCAGCAGGAAGTTACCATGAGAGAACATAACACAGTAGACAGTCTGGGTGGTAAACTGAACACATCAGTTAAACATTTACGCAATAAGTCTGCTGTCAACCTGTCAACATAATAATGGTGAGGTTACTCTACAGAAGATGTGTGTAGTCAGGTTTATTGAAATATGtccttgttttttcttttgtttgtagAAGACAGCTTCACAGTACATCTTTCAAGGTGTATTGCCCTTCACTATTCATTGTAACGACATGCAAATGTTTTATGAACCTTGAGTCGCCTTTTAATTCTCAGCAGTTCATCACTTAATAACAGTTGAAAGGTGTAGTAAAATCTAATGGCTAACAGGAAACATAACATTAAATATAACATGATTGATGATTATTGCACCTTTCTTTTACCACAATGTTGAGAAATGCTGAAAGACAGTATAAATATTTGTTGTTGCTTGCCAGTTTAAGGACAGCGAAACTTTAGTTGGATTCGTGTACTCTGATCAGTGCCACTGTGAACACTGAAAAATCTGCTGGACTTTTGGTAGTTACTGGATGACATTCCCACCATTTTGAATCAGCGTTTTCTGTGGATCTACATTATGAGtaagaaaaaaggaaaatatgAAAAAAGAAATCGGAATAATTAAATGAAACAATTAAATTACCATTCATAGACAAAAGACACTTGGGTTTATCAATTGATGAACAACAGAGTATTACAAGCAGGAGTGATGTTGTGAGGAAAATTTACCACAGTGAAACAAGTATACATGAACTCATTTACGTCACAGCCTCATAGGTTATCACTGCTCCAGAACGACATCATATTCCCAGTACATCATGGCTTTTTATGGCTTTTTATACTGAAGTATTTATTACTTAAAGTGGTTGACAAATGTCATCAAgaataaaacaaaatacataCTTATTTAAATGGTCTTAAGTCTAACAGGCAATTTGGTCCTTTGTGACACAGTGTCCAAGGCAAAGAAATGACGTctaaaactgtaaaataaaaATCATCGAGCATAACGTAAACATTTAGAATTCCTTAATGGGGTTGTTGAGTGCAACAAAAACAATCCACAATGTATTAATTGTACATCCTTAAAAGTAATACTATTATTGATGCTAGCCAGAGAGCATAGTGCAACTTCAAGTACAATTTCTGAAGACAAAGAAGGTGGTTATTAATATAGTTAAATAACTACGTTTATACTTACAAAATGTCAAATTGAAATTCTAAAATAAAGTATTCTGTACGTCAAAGCAATGCACCAAAAAATGGACACAGTCATTATAATCAATCAGTCATTTTTTAGGAGAGATTGACATGGAAAACTGATTGCAATAATGAGGTAAAACCATGAAATTCATATTCAATTCCAAACAGATTAGGATACATAAACATATTTACGTTGAATTCATTGTCATGCACTTATCACTGTTGTAAAATGGGACATTCCAGTAGATTAGGAAAGCCCCAATGATATTGTATTAATGGTAGGAGAGTTTACAGTAAGATAATGTAGTAATGTTTCACAGATACCTGCCTTCCAGGAGTCATCTCTGACTTCAGATATCGACAAAGGGATCTCTTCTAGCTCCCAACGCTTTAACAGAACCTGCTTGACACTGTTCCACTTGCCTTTATTACATATGGAGGACTTTTCCCTGCTACAATCATTATCCGATAAAATCACATTCTTTACCTTTTACATGGAATATGGGTTTCCACAACTATGTTATAACACTGGCTTACGAACAGATGTTGGATAATTGTACGTAGTGCTATTTACAAAGATAGATCATGTAGTAACTACTAATGGCTTCAGGGGAAAGATTTTCCTGTAATGGAAGACAAGTTCTTACAGTATTTGCGGCTCCTTAGATTGCATGTGTACAGGTACTGTGGCGGTTATCTTGACCTAACAAATGGGTTTCTGGTTTTATCAAAAATACTTTGGTAATCATAGGCCCAGGTGAAATTACATTAACTACTTGCCAGCCAACTAGATATGGCAATTGTTCTATTTCTGATATGTTGCCAGCAATAGGCTAGACATCGCTATTGAACCTATCAACATTATTAGTTATAATTTCTAAATACTGTGATATTGCCTAAAACAGAAAGCCATGTAAGTGAAATTACATGAGGAAAACACCTATGctctttaaataaaataaaaatgctaaTCTTACTAAACATTTCTAGGGCACTTTTTTGACAACAGGACAGATGCAAAACAATTACACCATGCGCTGCACAAAACTCCAGACTAATTTAATTGTCGGAACCTTTCCAACTGACATTTTTTCAATAAATATGCAACAGGGTGGAGAACAGGAagtaggaaacaggaagtggaaggtgCTTCCTGTTTGGAGGGAGACCTGTGATGACAGACCGGGCCTCCCTCCTGGAGCCATGGCTGCTGAGTGGTGGAAGAGTCTTGAAGAGGGTGTTAGTCGGAGAAGAGGCTAGCGAAGGACTGGCGTAGGCTGCGGATGGTCTCTGCCTTGGCCTCATCATCTGTGGGGTTCCCCTTCAACGGGTCTGTGATGCTGAAGGTGTTGGTCAGCGACTGAGATTTACTGGAAGAAAAATGATGGGAAAAACCAAAAcatatattttgtttgtttattaatGTCTCCACATCAGTGTCCCAGCTCACCTGCACATGTTGTACTCACAGCCACAGATTTAGCAATTTTCTACCTAACAGAAAACGACCCTATTTACGTGCTCAATTTCTCATACTGTTATTAACACCTGTTCTATTCAAGAAAGACAGCAAATAAGTTGGATGTCTTTCGATACACTAATACTAATACACTAGTACTAATACTAGTGCTATCACAGACACAGTCTGCAAGTCAAACAGGAGTATTAGTACTGTTTGGCACGGAGACTGTGTTTCTCCTGCTAGAAGGTGCAATGTCTGCAGAGACAGTCAGTCCTGAAACTGTTCAACATGAACTGGAGCAGATCGTGGAAACACACCAAACTGGGTTTCCACCCCTTGTTGTTCACAGATACATCTGCAtttcacaggcacacagacacgtactgcacatactgtatatccATCGAGCCTATTTATAGATCATGTGATGCAGGACCCAAGACAAAAATGAAAAAGTTGAACAAAGTATAGGAAAAACAGGAATTGAAAGAAATGATGAGCCCCACCGTGCGTACCAGGTTAACTTACTTGAGCTGAGGAGGCTGCTTCTGGGCCCCGGGGCCGGAGGTGGCAGGGATGGGGCCGGGCTGGAAGGCCTGGCTGGGGGAGGTGCTGGCAGAGCGGGCTCTTTGAGGGGAACCTTGGGCTGACTGGGATGGAGAGGCTGAGGCGGAGCGGTTTCCCCCtgaacaccaaacacacacacgtgtatacacACATTGTATACAAAGACATCCACATATACGCAAAGACGCAGGTGGCcgcacatgcgcacgcacacacacggtcaaacatgcatacgcacacacaagcaaaggcacacacatgctgctgctgctgagctGCTGGGTTAGAGGATGTGTGGAGAGAGGCCGGCCTACCTTGGGCTCTTCTTGGCTGAGAGCTCTGAGGCTGCGTCTGAGAGATGATATCAGAAACATCATGTTCAAACTCCATACAAGCTACTCCTACCAAAGTTCAATATGtacggtatatatatatatatattgatacAGTGTATATTTAGCATCCCAGATAAAGGTACAATTATCAATATGAAGGCTTAATCAAAGACTGTCGTAAAGCACTAGCTGGCTGGTTGTAAATGAGCTCAATTGCTATGCTTTTCGAGAGTCGAAACTGTCCAAATCCAAAAGGTTGCTGATGTCGTGCGGTACCTTACCTTGACAGCAGAAGGCAGTGGTGTGGTGATTCCCAAGAGGACACTTGCCATCTTGTTCATCACCAGCTCTGTGATAAGCTGCTTGTCCTCCTCCACATGTTCACCAATCAGAGGCATGGAACTGTCCATCACCTGCCGACAAGCACCAATCAGAAGCTCAAAATCTTTTATAGCCAAGGACTTGGGAGATGCATTTTGTTTCATTTGAAAACATATTTATCATTCATAAACTTCTCAAATTCCTTATTACagaaaacaaaaatgtgcaCATTAGCAGAACTGTCACTAGAGGGCAGTCTTAGACAAACACAGCCTGGGTGTACTTCAGCTTCTTTGAGACGTACAGTATTTCATCTGTGAGTGGAAATGTGGGATTTGAAGGTTTCGGGATCCTGAGCATTTGGATCACACCATTCACTCACAATTCAAgtagaatgagaatgtgactaTTTGTGTTCCGGTCCAAATACGAGATAAGAAAAATAGTGACCCGATAACTCCAGAACATTCCGGGTGAGATCACAATGCTTGTGAATAATGGATGAAGCAGACTCTATCTCCTTCATTCATTCTGGGAGGAGAGTCACACATGACCGAACATGACGCGCACATCTTACGGCTTGCTCTGCATGAGTCCCCTCATGTGTGATCCCCCTCATCAGCGCTAGCCAAACCCATAGCAAGGAtgatctcaacacacacacacacacacacactctctctctcccattctgttCACACGTGCCTTCTCAAACCCAAACACCACGCAacgtgcctccccccccccacaccgccAGCGCCTCCTTCTCTGAAGAGGAGGACGACCGCGACCAAAACAAAcagggtgggaggagctgtCCTCCGCAGGCAGTAGCACACGGGCCGTGCCTGCTGGGTAGCCAATCTGCTGAGCGGGACCAGGCCACGGCATGGCACGCATCCCGGCCACAGGGTGTAAACATCCCCCCTGCCTCAGCCTGCTGTGCATGTGCTGCTGCATGCCCCGGGACATGggctgaggcaggggggagagggaggggagggggagatggaggagagggaggtggaggagaaaggtgggggtgggggaaaggaggaagggagggagaaaggaggcagggagagaggagggagatggtgggacggagaggggaagtggagagggagaggagggcgagagaggagggaagaaggtgggggagagaggcggggggggggggggagaaagaggggaaggcagagaggggaagagacagaaGCTCAGGGTCAGGCTCGGGGAGCCCGGGTGAGGTGAGGCTGGCTAGTgatgggtgaggcagggggaaaGCCCTGCTGTCTGCACTCTCGCATCCCGGGGGTTACTGAGCTCTCCTGTTCCCAGGGCCCGGGAGCATGGGCGGGGCCATGCGGCGGTGTGTGTCGGCGTGAGTCATAACCACAGGGGACGGAGCACAGCCCAGGGGAGTGTCTGCCTGGCCGCCCCCCAGTCTCACTTCAAACAACCCTGCGGTGGCCGCCGAGACACGGGTACACCCAGCGGGTCTAGAAGGGATACATCTCCAGCCAGACACCCGCCAGGCCGCGCCTCGCCTCGCCGCCCTGCCCCCACGGGATGAGAATATGGAGGTGTTGTTGTGTCATTTTATTGGGCTGCGCTGTGTTCCGTTCCCCTGCGTACATCTGGGTGTTTTTCCCTGGGAAAGAAGGGGAGGGCTCTGGTTCAGAGGGAGGTTGGGGGCTGTTATGTGCTAGATGGTGTACAGTCTGTACTGAGATGAACAGTACAGGAATTACAACATGAGGAACATCTAAACTTGGCTTGGAAGCGGGGGGATTTATTTTCTGTTTTAGTGAATGAGGGGATTTCTTCAAGAGTGTGACCCGAAACAGAACATTCTCTCCCTGGTTTGAAAGATCACTGCTGTTGTGCACTTACGGCAGATCTAGTTTAAGAGCATGGATGCATgcttttttaaatccaaaccTTAGAACATATGTTGTCTTTTACCAATCTTAATTGAATGTGATTATCATGACTCATTTAACATACAATACTGTCATTCTCCATCCTGCAGTGTAATCTGAGTAGAAAAGATAATCAGCAGAATTATCTGTGATATCCCACTCCAGGCCAACATAAAGATACACTGTATGTTTTGATCAGCTGATATGAACTGGAAATGTCCTGTAAACGGTGAAAGACTTTAGTTCTCACTAGAAAGGAGGTGTCATGGGTAATATCTGGACTGCTACACAAACAGGTTCCCACTGAGAGGGACTTGCAACAAGCTAATGTCTCAGTCGATGCTAATTAAATTCCATccggaggggtgtgtgggtgtgtgtgtgtgagtgtatgtgtgagtgagagaaagagagatagaatggggggagagagagagaaaaagaagggtgcaaagataaagagagatagaggaagcgagaaagagagatcgcagggagacagagagagactgagagaagcgAGTCATGTAATGACGTAACATTGTTAAGTGACTGTGTCACTGGGGTCACTATATCCGAGTCTGTGGCTGgcgtatgataatgcagtatgTCACCTTCAGCTTTCTGGGAAGATGGACAAGATTTCCTGAGGAttttacacacacccacacccacagtaAAGCCATCAGTCTAAATATGGACATCGTAGAGCTATGACAACTTGCTGTTTGAGCGGCTGTGATAGACAAACAATTGGAGGTTGCCATGACAAAGCCCACACAGACCACAGAGGAGCTCCACAGTGCCCACAGGAAACACGCCGAATAATGGCAAAGCCAATTGTGAATTGTTATCAGGTCTAAAAGGAGACTTGTCATTGAAAGCTCAACTCGAGTGGTTCTCATTCTTCTtcccttttttcttctccttccttcctttcgtCCTTTCTCCATCCTACCACCTCTCCCTGTGCCCTgcgctgagacagacagaaaccagACTTGTTTAGGGGAAGTCAGAGggtcagagacaga of the Osmerus mordax isolate fOsmMor3 chromosome 17, fOsmMor3.pri, whole genome shotgun sequence genome contains:
- the LOC136960178 gene encoding GTPase IMAP family member 9-like; its protein translation is MLVKKLSQRTEDKMDVRIILVGSKGSGKRCSQRTILDLKQPQSKLQKAEGEVSGRTVTMVDTPGWYNDLSSKKTPVLVKKQIESSVLLCLPGPHAFFLVINVETPFREGMRKSVEDHMKLLGERVWHYSVILFTHGDWLEDKTIEEHIESEGKALQWLVEKCENRYHVLNNINPGDRSQVTELLDEIKKMVARRNVEPFHRVKVEDLKDSDDETVEEDWAFYREMTQGIRTRKTHSFPFVTPSLNGEKRSEVNSRCTSGFSSFKSASRRTLSSGYRSLKSTSESISSDYGSCSYDLRSMCRSDQGWGGAKYCKK